In Ahaetulla prasina isolate Xishuangbanna chromosome 5, ASM2864084v1, whole genome shotgun sequence, the following are encoded in one genomic region:
- the LOC131200231 gene encoding uncharacterized protein LOC131200231 gives MKLLGEIISGFGVRYQLYADDTQLYFSTPGHPNEAVEVLSRCLEAVRVWMGRNRLKLNPSKTEWLWMPAPQFSQLQPRLTVGGELLAPKERVRNLGVLLDERLSFEDHLTAVSRRAFHQVRLVHQLRPFLDRDALCTVTHALVTSRLDYCNALYMGLPLRCTRRLQLVQNAAARVIEGASRSSHVTPLLRKLHWLPVVFQVHFKVLVTTFKALHGLGPGYLRDRLLLPHASHRPVRSHREGLFRVPSAKQCRLAAPRGRSFSVGAPTLWNELPPGLRQIPDLRTFRRELKTHLFIRAGLA, from the coding sequence atgaagctgctgggtgagatcatcagtggctttggggtgagataccagctgtacgctgatgacactcagctgtacttctccaccccgggccaccccaacgaagctgttgaagtgctgtcccggtgtttggaagctgtacgggtctggatggggaggaacaggctcaagctcaatccctccaagacggaatggctgtggatgccggcaccccaattcagtcagctgcagccgcggctgactgttggaggcgagttattggccccaaaggaaagggtgcgcaatctgggtgtcctcctggatgaacggctgtcgtttgaagaccatttgacggccgtctccaggagggcctttcaccaggttcgcctggttcatcagttgcgccccttccttgatcgggatgccttgtgcacagtcactcatgcccttgttacctcccgcttggattattgtaatgctctctacatggggctccccttgaggtgcacccggaggcttcagttagtccagaacgcagctgcgcgggtgatagagggagcttcacgtagctctcatgtaacaccactcctgcgcaaactgcactggctacctgtggtctttcaggtgcactttaaggttttggtcactacctttaaagcgctccatggcttagggcctgggtacttacgggaccgcctactattaccgcatgcctcccaccgaccagtacgctcacacagagagggacttttcagggtgccgtccgccaaacaatgtcggctggcggcccccaggggaagatccttctctgtgggggctcctaccctctggaatgaacttccccctggtttacgccaaatacctgatcttcggacctttcgccgcgaattgaaaacacatctatttattcgcgcggggctggcttaa
- the ZAR1L gene encoding protein ZAR1-like isoform X1 produces the protein MDRFVYPPYSVYQSYGTSFTPSHNVASRLPPKQKQPSWKQSKCSGISNPYRGMLTAPSATPPVPSPDYLDTYKRAQLKALLSHVSPGLTPRLRKANTKEVGVQVNPRADAAVQCSLGSRPLQAVRPQSPSGRLSREPPLPGFYSPVLGRRLFTLPEAAEKPKAHPEGPASFQFNQESEEKGTSVEKGEDVAEEKAGTEDELPGHAVGYSAQQQVGQGGEAEEGGSRLDEEGRRTTFQFLEQKYGYFHCNDCKTRWESAYVWCISGTNKVYFKQLCRKCQKSFNPYKVEAIQCHICSKTRCSCPQKKRHIDLKRPHRQELCGRCKGKRLSCDNTYSFKYIV, from the exons ATGGACCGCTTCGTTTATCCGCCTTATAGCGTTTATCAAAGTTATGGAACCAGCTTTACCCCAAGCCACAACGTGGCCTCGAGGCTACCGCCCAAGCAGAAGCAGCCGAGCTGGAAGCAAAGCAAGTGCAGCGGCATCTCTAATCCCTACCGAGGGATGCTCACGGCCCCCTCCGCGACTCCTCCGGTGCCTTCGCCGGATTATTTGGACACTTACAAGCGAGCGCAACTAAAGGCGCTGCTGTCTCACGTCAGCCCGGGCCTCACCCCGCGGCTCCGTAAAGCCAACACCAAAGAAGTGGGCGTTCAGGTGAACCCGCGGGCGGACGCCGCGGTGCAATGTTCGCTCGGATCCCGGCCGCTCCAGGCCGTCCGACCTCAAAGCCCCTCAGGCCGGCTCAGCCGGGAGCCGCCGCTCCCAGGCTTCTACTCGCCCGTGCTCGGTCGCCGCCTCTTCACCTTGCCCGAAGCGGCGGAGAAACCGAAGGCGCACCCTGAAGGGCCGGCTTCGTTTCAGTTCAACCAGGAGTCCGAGGAAAAGGGAACGTCCGTAGAGAAGGGGGAGGACGTTGCCGAAGAGAAGGCGGGAACGGAGGACGAGCTGCCGGGGCACGCCGTCGGATACTCTGCCCAGCAGCAGGTCGGACAAGGAGGCGAGGCTGAGGAAGGCGGGAGTCGCCTCGACGAAGAGGGCAGAAGAACCACCTTCCAG TTCTTAGAACAGAAATATGGCTATTTCCATTGCAACGACTGTAAGACCAGATGGGAAAGTGCCTATGTATGGTGCATTTCTGGAACCAATAAG GTATACTTTAAGCAGCTTTGTCGCAAGTGCCAAAAGAGCTTTAATCCCTATAAAGTAGAAGCAATTCAATGCCAT ATCTGTTCAAAGACTCGTTGCTCCTGTCCCCAGAAAAAAAGGCACATTGACCTCAAGAGACCCCATCGGCAAGAGCTATGTGGCCGCTGTAAAGGCAAAAGATTATCTTGCGACAACACCTACAGCTTCAAATACATTGTTTGA
- the ZAR1L gene encoding protein ZAR1-like isoform X3 yields MDRFVYPPYSVYQSYGTSFTPSHNVASRLPPKQKQPSWKQSKCSGISNPYRGMLTAPSATPPVPSPDYLDTYKRAQLKALLSHVSPGLTPRLRKANTKEVGVQVNPRADAAVQCSLGSRPLQAVRPQSPSGRLSREPPLPGFYSPVLGRRLFTLPEAAEKPKAHPEGPASFQFNQESEEKGTSVEKGEDVAEEKAGTEDELPGHAVGYSAQQQVGQGGEAEEGGSRLDEEGRRTTFQVYFKQLCRKCQKSFNPYKVEAIQCHICSKTRCSCPQKKRHIDLKRPHRQELCGRCKGKRLSCDNTYSFKYIV; encoded by the exons ATGGACCGCTTCGTTTATCCGCCTTATAGCGTTTATCAAAGTTATGGAACCAGCTTTACCCCAAGCCACAACGTGGCCTCGAGGCTACCGCCCAAGCAGAAGCAGCCGAGCTGGAAGCAAAGCAAGTGCAGCGGCATCTCTAATCCCTACCGAGGGATGCTCACGGCCCCCTCCGCGACTCCTCCGGTGCCTTCGCCGGATTATTTGGACACTTACAAGCGAGCGCAACTAAAGGCGCTGCTGTCTCACGTCAGCCCGGGCCTCACCCCGCGGCTCCGTAAAGCCAACACCAAAGAAGTGGGCGTTCAGGTGAACCCGCGGGCGGACGCCGCGGTGCAATGTTCGCTCGGATCCCGGCCGCTCCAGGCCGTCCGACCTCAAAGCCCCTCAGGCCGGCTCAGCCGGGAGCCGCCGCTCCCAGGCTTCTACTCGCCCGTGCTCGGTCGCCGCCTCTTCACCTTGCCCGAAGCGGCGGAGAAACCGAAGGCGCACCCTGAAGGGCCGGCTTCGTTTCAGTTCAACCAGGAGTCCGAGGAAAAGGGAACGTCCGTAGAGAAGGGGGAGGACGTTGCCGAAGAGAAGGCGGGAACGGAGGACGAGCTGCCGGGGCACGCCGTCGGATACTCTGCCCAGCAGCAGGTCGGACAAGGAGGCGAGGCTGAGGAAGGCGGGAGTCGCCTCGACGAAGAGGGCAGAAGAACCACCTTCCAG GTATACTTTAAGCAGCTTTGTCGCAAGTGCCAAAAGAGCTTTAATCCCTATAAAGTAGAAGCAATTCAATGCCAT ATCTGTTCAAAGACTCGTTGCTCCTGTCCCCAGAAAAAAAGGCACATTGACCTCAAGAGACCCCATCGGCAAGAGCTATGTGGCCGCTGTAAAGGCAAAAGATTATCTTGCGACAACACCTACAGCTTCAAATACATTGTTTGA
- the ZAR1L gene encoding protein ZAR1-like isoform X2, with the protein MDRFVYPPYSVYQSYGTSFTPSHNVASRLPPKQKQPSWKQSKCSGISNPYRGMLTAPSATPPVPSPDYLDTYKRAQLKALLSHVSPGLTPRLRKANTKEVGVQVNPRADAAVQCSLGSRPLQAVRPQSPSGRLSREPPLPGFYSPVLGRRLFTLPEAAEKPKAHPEGPASFQFNQESEEKGTSVEKGEDVAEEKAGTEDELPGHAVGYSAQQQVGQGGEAEEGGSRLDEEGRRTTFQFLEQKYGYFHCNDCKTRWESAYVWCISGTNKICSKTRCSCPQKKRHIDLKRPHRQELCGRCKGKRLSCDNTYSFKYIV; encoded by the exons ATGGACCGCTTCGTTTATCCGCCTTATAGCGTTTATCAAAGTTATGGAACCAGCTTTACCCCAAGCCACAACGTGGCCTCGAGGCTACCGCCCAAGCAGAAGCAGCCGAGCTGGAAGCAAAGCAAGTGCAGCGGCATCTCTAATCCCTACCGAGGGATGCTCACGGCCCCCTCCGCGACTCCTCCGGTGCCTTCGCCGGATTATTTGGACACTTACAAGCGAGCGCAACTAAAGGCGCTGCTGTCTCACGTCAGCCCGGGCCTCACCCCGCGGCTCCGTAAAGCCAACACCAAAGAAGTGGGCGTTCAGGTGAACCCGCGGGCGGACGCCGCGGTGCAATGTTCGCTCGGATCCCGGCCGCTCCAGGCCGTCCGACCTCAAAGCCCCTCAGGCCGGCTCAGCCGGGAGCCGCCGCTCCCAGGCTTCTACTCGCCCGTGCTCGGTCGCCGCCTCTTCACCTTGCCCGAAGCGGCGGAGAAACCGAAGGCGCACCCTGAAGGGCCGGCTTCGTTTCAGTTCAACCAGGAGTCCGAGGAAAAGGGAACGTCCGTAGAGAAGGGGGAGGACGTTGCCGAAGAGAAGGCGGGAACGGAGGACGAGCTGCCGGGGCACGCCGTCGGATACTCTGCCCAGCAGCAGGTCGGACAAGGAGGCGAGGCTGAGGAAGGCGGGAGTCGCCTCGACGAAGAGGGCAGAAGAACCACCTTCCAG TTCTTAGAACAGAAATATGGCTATTTCCATTGCAACGACTGTAAGACCAGATGGGAAAGTGCCTATGTATGGTGCATTTCTGGAACCAATAAG ATCTGTTCAAAGACTCGTTGCTCCTGTCCCCAGAAAAAAAGGCACATTGACCTCAAGAGACCCCATCGGCAAGAGCTATGTGGCCGCTGTAAAGGCAAAAGATTATCTTGCGACAACACCTACAGCTTCAAATACATTGTTTGA